In Luteitalea sp. TBR-22, one genomic interval encodes:
- a CDS encoding response regulator, translating to MTRVLIVDDEPESRSRLRTLLQAHGHVVAEASNGLDALAVARREPVDLIVSDILMPQMDGFALCRASRSEPALARAPFVFYTGSYASAKDIAEARRLGVTRFLVKSMAAEEVIRAITEALGDEPGQATGPDDPGETESWRLYNESLIKKLEHRNLELSSEVRTLRALTLALEQLPALVSLTDTRGRIEYVNARFEAVTGFGRDQVRGQTHALMRTSHADAGLGFEIRAALLAGQEWRGDFEQRRRDGTVFWERAVIAPVRDEHGAVTHFLRLSEDITEQKREQLAREAQEAQRRQAERIDSVGRLAGGVAHDFNNLLTIVIGHAHLVLQQLGPTDPLRADLGAVLDAASRGATITRQLLTYARRDVVHPLVLDVAHAIAALSRTLQRLAGDEIRLGFSLGPDIWPVEIDPSQFDQMIVNLVANGRDAIRGAGAIDISLANLSLSAATAASHGLPAGDYVAIRLTDSGRGIDPAALPRIFEPFFTTKAPGEGTGLGLSSVMGTVEQAGGRIEVERTGPGGTTFLVLLPRASSRIVGAPRGVPSDTLEGSERILLVEDEPAVLDLMRRTLESYGYTVLHASTPDRAIKALQEQGDRVDLLLTDVVMPVMNGRELAAQLRRRDPSMRVLYMSGYSSDVVTERGLLPADVSLITKPFSPTALAARVRQVLDAPGPAASDPASAT from the coding sequence ATGACGCGAGTCCTGATCGTCGACGACGAACCGGAGAGCCGGTCGCGCCTGCGGACCCTCCTGCAGGCGCACGGCCACGTCGTCGCCGAGGCCAGCAACGGCCTCGACGCGTTGGCGGTCGCGCGCCGCGAACCCGTCGACCTGATCGTCTCCGACATCCTGATGCCGCAGATGGACGGCTTCGCGCTCTGCCGCGCGTCCCGGTCCGAGCCGGCCCTGGCGCGCGCGCCCTTCGTGTTCTACACGGGCTCGTACGCCAGCGCCAAGGACATTGCCGAGGCCCGCCGCCTCGGCGTGACCCGCTTCCTGGTCAAGTCGATGGCCGCCGAGGAGGTCATCCGTGCCATCACGGAGGCCCTGGGCGACGAGCCCGGCCAGGCGACCGGCCCCGACGACCCGGGCGAGACCGAGTCGTGGCGCCTGTACAACGAGTCGCTGATCAAGAAGCTGGAGCACCGCAACCTCGAGCTCTCCAGCGAGGTGCGGACGCTTCGGGCGCTGACGCTCGCGCTCGAGCAACTGCCCGCGCTGGTGAGCCTCACCGACACGCGTGGCCGCATCGAGTACGTCAACGCCCGGTTCGAGGCGGTGACCGGCTTCGGGCGCGATCAGGTGCGCGGGCAGACGCACGCCCTGATGCGCACCAGCCACGCCGACGCCGGCCTCGGCTTCGAGATCCGCGCCGCGCTGCTGGCCGGCCAGGAATGGCGGGGTGATTTCGAGCAACGCCGTCGCGACGGCACCGTGTTCTGGGAACGGGCCGTCATCGCGCCGGTGCGCGACGAGCACGGCGCGGTCACGCATTTCCTGCGACTCTCGGAGGACATCACCGAGCAGAAGCGCGAGCAACTCGCGCGCGAGGCGCAGGAGGCGCAGCGGCGGCAGGCCGAGCGGATCGACTCGGTCGGCCGACTGGCCGGCGGCGTGGCGCACGACTTCAACAACCTGCTGACGATCGTGATCGGCCACGCCCACCTGGTGCTGCAGCAGCTCGGCCCCACCGATCCGCTGCGCGCCGATCTCGGCGCCGTGCTCGACGCGGCGTCGCGCGGCGCCACGATCACCCGGCAGCTCCTCACGTATGCGCGGCGCGACGTCGTGCACCCGCTCGTGCTCGACGTCGCGCACGCCATCGCCGCCCTGTCGCGCACCCTGCAGCGGCTGGCCGGCGACGAGATTCGCCTCGGCTTCTCGCTCGGTCCCGACATCTGGCCCGTCGAGATCGACCCGTCGCAGTTCGACCAGATGATCGTCAACCTGGTCGCCAACGGGCGCGATGCGATACGCGGCGCCGGCGCCATCGACATCTCATTGGCCAACCTCTCGCTGTCGGCCGCCACCGCCGCCTCGCACGGCCTGCCGGCCGGCGATTACGTCGCGATCCGCCTGACCGACAGCGGTCGCGGCATCGACCCGGCGGCGCTGCCGCGCATCTTCGAGCCCTTCTTCACCACGAAGGCCCCGGGCGAGGGCACCGGCCTCGGGCTGAGCAGCGTGATGGGCACCGTCGAGCAGGCCGGCGGGCGCATCGAGGTCGAGCGCACGGGACCTGGCGGCACGACGTTCCTGGTCCTGCTGCCGCGCGCCAGCTCGCGCATCGTCGGGGCGCCGCGTGGCGTGCCGTCCGACACGCTCGAGGGCAGCGAGCGGATCCTGCTTGTCGAGGACGAGCCCGCGGTGCTCGACCTGATGCGGCGCACCCTCGAGTCCTACGGCTACACGGTGCTGCACGCGAGCACGCCCGATCGCGCCATCAAGGCGCTGCAGGAGCAGGGCGATCGGGTCGACCTGCTCCTGACCGACGTGGTGATGCCGGTGATGAACGGGCGTGAGCTGGCCGCGCAACTGCGGCGTCGAGACCCCTCGATGCGCGTGCTCTACATGTCGGGCTACAGCAGCGACGTCGTCACCGAGCGAGGCCTGTTGCCAGCCGACGTGTCGCTGATCACCAAGCCGTTCAGCCCGACCGCCCTCGCCGCGCGCGTGCGCCAGGTCCTCGACGCACCGGGGCCTGCCGCCTCCGATCCCGCCTCCGCCACGTAA